TCGTCCATAGCCCGAATACCGAATCGCCCGACAGAATTCTTTCGGTGGTGGGTGACTCTTCACCAGTGCCCCCTTACCAGGGTAAGTCCGGCCCGATCAGCCGCCCCAGTTCGCCACCCGCTGTGGCCGGTCGGTCACGGCCGCCACGTCGAGGTCGCCGTCGAATCCCTCGAGCGCCTCGAGGTACGCGCGAGCGCTGGCCGCCGTCGAGAGGTACGGGACGTCCTCCTCGACGGCCATCTCGAGGGCGTCGCGGTCGTCGCTGACGACGAAGTCGACCTCGCCCTTCATGATCGCGGCGGGGACGTCCTCGAACTCGGCGACGTCGAAGGACCCCTCGAAGCCGTCGACCGCGAGGTCGATCACGGCGGTTCCCTCGCTGACGGCGTTGCCGGCGGCCTGCTGGCCCTTCCAGTAGGCCGTCGCGAAGTCGCTCGCGGTGCCCATCACTTCGCCGGTCGACTTCATCTCCGGGCCCAGACGTGGGTCGCTTCCCGGCAGGCGGTCGAACGGAAGGACGACCTCCTTGATCGACGTGTGCTCGGGAATTCGCTCGTCGACACCCTGCTCTGCGAGCGACTCGCCCGCCATCACCTTCGCGGCGAGTTTGGCGATCGGAACGCCGGTCGCCTTCGAGACGAACGGGACGGTGCGCGAGGAGCGCGGGTTGGCCTCCAGGACGTACACCTCGACGTCCTGATCGTCGTGGACGCCGGTGACCGCCAACTGAACGTTCAGCAGACCGACGGTCTCGAGCGCGGTCGCGATCTCCTCGGTGACTTCGCGCACGCGAGCCATCGTCTCGTCGTCGAGCGAGCGCGGCGGGATCGTACACGCGGAGTCGCCGGAGTGAACCCCGGCGCTCTCGACGTGTTCCATGACGCCGCCGATCACGATGTCCTCGCCGTCCGAGACGGCATCGACGTCGAGTTCGACCGCGCCCTCGAGGAACTGGTCGATGAGTATCGGTTTGTCGGGGCTCACGCGGACGGCCTCCTCGATGTACGTCTCGAGTTCGTCGTCGCTGTGGACGACCTGCATCGCGCGGCCGCCGAGGACGTAGGATGGACGGACGAGAACCGGGTAGCCGATATCGTGAGCGAGGTCGAACGCTTCCTCGCGGCTGTAGGCAGCACCACCTTCGGGCTGGGCGATGCCCAGATCGTCCATGAGCTGGTTGAACCGGTCGCGGTCCTCCGCGAGGTCCATCGCTTCGACGCTGGTTCCCATCACCGAACAATCGAGGCCGCGGCGCTCGAGTTCGGCCTCGAGCGGTTCCCCGATGTCGACGGAGGTCTGGCCGCCGAACTGGACCATGACGCCGTCGGCGCCGGTCGTCTCGACCACGTCCGCGACCTCCTCGGCGGTGATCGGCTCGAAGAACAGGCCGTCGCTGGTGTCGTAGTCCGTCGAGACCGTCTCGGGGTTGTTGTTGACGACGTGGGCGTCGATGCCCAGTTCCCGCAGGGCGCGCACTGCGTGGACGGCGCAATAGTCGAACTCGACGCCCTGTCCGATGCGGATCGGGCCGCCGCCGACGACGACGACGCTCTCGACGTCGGTGTCGACTTGGACCTCGTCGTGGGCGATGGGCGAGGAACCGGACTCGAGGGCGTCCCGCGCCGAGTAGTAGTACGGCGTTGACGCGGCGAACTCACCGGCGCAGGTGTCGACCTGCTTGAAGGTGCGCTCGGGAGCGACGGACTCGACGCTTCCAACGTCGGCGCCGGCACGAGCTGCGACTTGCTGGTTCGTGAAGCCGAGTTCGGCAGCCTCGGTGAAGTCGCCCTCGGAAGCGGCGACCGACGCCTCGGCGATGTTCTCGAAGCGCTCGACGTACCACTCGTAGATGCCCGTCAGGCTGCAGACGTCCTCGACGGTGTAGCCGCGCTCGAACGCCTCGAAGATGGCGTAAGGGCGGTCGGGCGTCGGCGTTTCGAGGTAGTCGGCCTCGAGTTCCTCGTCGGAAACGTCGGCCCAGTCGACGGCGGGGTCGTACTCCGAGGAGCGGAGCGCCTTCAACAGACTCTCCTCGAACGTGCGGCCGATGGCCATCGCCTCGCCGGTCGACTTCATCGCCGTGCCGAGTTCGAAGTCGACGTCGTCGAACTTGTCCTTGGGCCAGCGGGGCACTTTCGTCACGACGTAGTCGATCGCCGGCTCGAACGCCGCGGTCGTCTGTCCCGTAATTTCGTTTTCGATCTCGTGGAGCCGTTTGCCCAGCGCTACTTTCGCGGTCACGCGGGCGATGGGGTAGCCCGTCGCCTTCGAGGCGAGCGCCGACGAGCGAGAGACGCGCGGGTTCACCTCGACGACGCGGTACTCGCCGCCGGGCGTGCCATCGTCGTGCCAGGCGAACTGGATGTTACACCCGCCCTGGATGCCGAGTTCGCGGATGACGTCCAGCGCCGCGGTGCGCATCTCCTGGTGACCGTCGTCGGGGATGACCTGCGAGGGGGTGACGACCGTCGACTCGCCGGTGTGGATGCCCATCGGGTCGAGGTTCTCCATGTTGCAGATGATGATACACGAGTCGTCGGCGTCGCGCATCACCTCGTACTCGAGTTCGACCCAGCCGGCGATCGATTCCGTGATGAGGACCTCGTTGTTCCGCGAGAGGCGGAGTCCTTTCCGCACGCGAGCGAGGAGTTCGTCCATCTCCTCGACGACACCCGATCCGGAGCCACCCAGCGTGTAGGTCGTCCGGGCGATGACAGGGAGCCCGCCGACGGCGTCGACGGCGTCCTCGACGCGCTCGCGGAGGTCCTCGTCCGTAACCTCGGTGACCGACTCGCCCGAATCCAGCGAGATGGTCGTCGACCGCGGCACTGGCTGGCCGATGCTCTCCATGCGCTGGCGGAAGAGGTCCCGGTCCTCCGTGGCGTAGATGGTGTCGAGCGGCGTCCCCATGATCTCGACGTCGTACTCATCGAGGACGCCCTCCTCGGCGAGTTCGGCCGTGACGTTCAGTCCAGTCTGGCCGCCGAGGCCGGCGATGACGCCGTCCGGGCGCTCTTTCCGGATAATCTCGGCGATGGCGTCGGTCGTGATCGGCTCGAGGTAGACCCGGTCGGCCATCTCCGGATCGGTCATGATCGTCGCCGGGTTCGAGTTGACGAGAACGACGCGCGCGCCCTCCTCCTGGAGGGCTCGGCAGGCCTGGGCGCCCGAATAGTCGAATTCGGCGGCCTGTCCGATCTGGATCGGCCCGCTGCCGATGAGCAGGATCGTGCGTCCGTCGTCCCCGGTGTCGTGGTCGGTGCTCATTCGTTGTCCGTCCGAAGTGTGTACATCGTAATAAGCGCCACGAAATAGTGCGATTCTCGAAATAGAATTTCGAATTTCGTACGATCGACTCGCCACACCTGGTCGCTGAGCTGCCTCAACGGCCGAACTCCTTATAGTAGTACCCAGTCATCTATTGCTAACTACATGTCTGGTGGTGGTAGTGGTGGACAACGAGCATTCGGTGGTGGGTCGATCGTATACGTCGACCCGACCGACCGAGCGCCGCGAGTCGTCGACGCCCTCGAGTCATCGTGTCCTGGACTGTCCGTTCACAGGGCCGAGACTGCTGCAGACGCGGTTCGAGCGCTCGACAATCGATCGGTCGACGGCGTGGTGACCGTCGACCGACTCCCCGATTCCGACGGGCTCGCACTCGTCGAAACGATCCGCCGAACTCACCCCACCCTTCCGATCGTGCTGTACGCCCGTCACGGCTCCGAGGAACTCGCGAGTCGCGCGATCGACGCAGACGTGACGGCGTACGTCCCCGCCGCCTTCGACGGTCCCGCGGACGCCGTCGAGCACCTGTGCGACCGCGTCGAGCGTGTGCTGGCGTCGACCGGCGACGGTCGATTTCGTCGGGTCGACGCGATGCACGACGTCGCTCTCGAGTTCGAGACCTGCCACGACCCCGAAACCGTCTACCGGCTCGCGGTCGAGGCGATGATTCACGTCCTCGAGAGCGACGACAGCGCGCTGTACGTCGAGGAAGACGGCGTGTTGCGGCCGGCAGCCGCCAACGGCGCCATCGTCTCCGAACTCACCGAGACGTTCGAACCCGACCAGGGCGTCGTCGGGCGGACCTACCGGTCCGGCGAGTCGTCCCTCGACCTGGACATCGGCTCCGACGAGGACGCCGATCCCGTCGCCGACGAGCTTCGCTCCGGGCTCAGCGTGCCCGTCGGATCCTTCGGCGTGCTCCAGGCCACCTCGCGCGATGCGGCGGCGTTTACCGAACGCGACCGCACGCTGGCGGAGTTGCTCGCGGCACACGTCTCCGCGGCGATTTCGCGCATTCGGTCGGAACGGGCCGTCCGTCGTGAACGCGACCGCTTCGGCGCGCTGTTCGAGAACGTCCCCGACGGCGTCGTCGTCGTCAGCGAACCGGGACTGGATCGGATCGTCGCCGCTAACCCCGGTTTCGAGCGCCTGTTCGGCTACGAGGCGGACGAGGTCGCGGGCGAGATCCTCGGCGAATCGCTGCTCCCGGCGGGCGAGGACGTCGTCCCGATCTACGACGCAGTCGGGCTAGATGAAGTCGTCACCGAGGAGGTCACGCGACTGACGGTCGACGGTCCCCGTGAGTTCCTCCTCAGGGGGTTCGCCGTCGAACTCGACGGCACCATCTACGAGTACATCATCTACACCGACGTCACCGAACGGAAACGGCGCGAACGGGAACTCGAGGAGTACCGAACGCTCGTCGAGACGGTCGGCGATCCCATGTACGTCCTCGACGCGGACGGGACCGTGGCAGTGGCTAACGACGCGATGGCCGAGGCGGTCGGTCAACCCAGAAGCGCGATCCTCGGCGCCCACGCTCGATCGTTCATGCCCGAATCGACACTCGAACGAGGAAAACGAGAACTGCGGGCGATTCTCCAGGAAGACCGGCAGTGGGGAACGTTCGAGTTCGAATTCACGGACGCCAGCGACCGCACTCACGTCGCCGAGGCTAACGTCGCCCCGCTGGTCGACGACGGCGACCTCGTCGGCAACGTCGGCGTTATTCGCGACATCGCTGCGCGAAAAGAGCGCGAACAACGAATCCGCGCGCTCCACGACGGCACCCGGCGGCTGATGGCCGCCGAGAACGCCCCAGAGGTCGCGACCGTCGGCTGTGCACTCGCGACCGACATCCTCGAGTACCCCCTCACTGGCATCCACCGGTACGATCCGGAGGCTGACGGGCTGGTCCCCATCGCTGTCTCGGACGACGTCGCCGACCTCCTGGACGAGCCGGACGTCATCGAACGCGACGGCGGCCTGGCCTGGACGGCCTTCGACTCCGGTCAGGTGATGGCTCACGGGGACGTCCGACGGGAAGAGGGTGTTCGAAACCCAGAGACGGCGATCAGGAGCGAGGCACACTTTCCGCTCGGCGAGTACGGCGTCCTCATCGTCTCCTCGACGGAGCGCGACGCCTTCGACGAGGAGTCGCTCGCAATCGCGAAAATCCTCGCCGCGAACGTCGAAGCCGCCCTCGAGCGTGCCGAACGCGAAACCGAACTCGACCGCCGTCGCCGGGAACTCGAGCGCCAGCGGCGAGAGCTCGAGCGCCAGAACGAACGCTTAGAGGAGTTCGCAGGAACGGTCTCACACGACCTCAGAAACCCGCTGACGCTCGCGACCGGCCACGTTGATATACTCGCTACCGAACGAGAAGAAGAGCACGGCGACCACCTCAGCGAAGTGCAGTGGGCGCTCGATCGAATGGACGACATCATCGACGACGTGCTCGTGCTCGCTCGCAGCGGGCGACAACTCACCGACACCGAATCGATTTCCCTCGAGACGGTGGTTCGACGGGCCGGTCGAACGGTCGATCCAGCGCTCGACATCGACGTCGAGGGCTCGCTTCCGGCCGTGACCGGTGAGGAGACGCGACTGCTGGCGCTGTTCGAGAACCTCTTTCGAAACGCCCTCGAGCACGTCGGATCCGACGTTTCGCTCACGGTCGGTTCGTTCGACGACGGCTTCTACGTGGCCGATGATGGGCCGGGCATTCCGCCGGACGAACGGGAGGCGGTCCTCGAGTCCGGCTACACGACCCACCCGGAGGGGACGGGATTCGGTCTGGCGATCGTGACGGAGGTCGTGGACGCTCACGGCTGGGAGATAGCGGTGACGGAGAGCAAGGCCGGCGGCGCGCGATTCGACGTTTCGCTCGGAAAAGAGGCGGGCGGTGTCGATCACGACCAGGACGACGATCACGATTACGATCACAATTACAACCAGGACCAGGGCGACGATGGCGACAGGAATGGAGACCGAGTGACACAGATCGACACGGAGTAGGCCCCGTTCTGTCGAGACACGGTGACTCGAGTTCCGGGCCGTCACGAGCACGAAGGGCCGTCGTGAGCGCGAGAGGCCGTATGGCCGTTCACGGTATCGTCGCGCTCTTTCTCGGCTAGCTCACGCTTCGACGTCACAAAATGGTGACCTGGACACGAACTGTCTCGGCGAAAACGGACGCCGGTCACACCGGCGCGTCGTGCTCGCTCTCGAAGTCCCGCACGTCCCGGTACTGATCGACGAACGACTCGACGTCGAACTCGAGCATCTGCGTCTCGAACTCGGTGATCGCGTCGCCATCGTCGGCGTGGCTGATCGCGTGTTCCATCAACTCGACGATTAGTTCGACGACGACGACGTGGAGCCGTCGAGCCTCGAAATCCGTGACCCACAGGAGGGTGTACCCGACCGAACCGTCCTCGGAGGCGTCGTGGACGACGACCTCGTCGGGGAACTCCTCCATGACGATACCGAGCAGGTGGGGCGTGCCGAACTCGTCGAAGTCGTCGGCCGTATCGACGGTCTCCTGGAGGACCGCGACGAGTGACTCGGGGACGAACCGCGAGGGTGGGTGGACGTCTGTGACCACGGCGTGGCGATCACCGCACGAACAGCTGTACTCGCGCATACCGAGGTCGATCTCGTGGGGGTCGAGCGACTCTCCGCACGGTAGCTCGAGTTGGTTGGTGTCGTCGCCCGGGACGCGAGGCTCGGGGTCGGCCATCGCCGGGGCTTAGGCCGGTGTCGTGATAAGGACGACGACTCGAGACGGCCCCGCGTCGAGCCTACGGGAGAAGTTCGTCGTCGATACCCGCCCACTTTTCGTCCTCCTCGGCCCGGCGGGCCTCGAGCTGATCGAATCCGCTCGCGAGCAGAGCTAGCGCGAAGAGCCAGGCCAACGAACTGAACGCAACGTTCGCGAGTTCGCCCGCAAGGGGCGACGACTCGAGGGCGGCGAGGGCGACGGCGCCCAGTGAACTCACGGTGAGGAAGCTCAGGACGATGACGGCCAGGAGCGTAAAGACACGAAGCCAGGACCCACGGGTCAGCTCGACGCTCCGGCGGGCCGCGTCGATCGGTCCGACTCGCTCGGTTGCGAGGTACGGGTGAGTGAACGCGAGGGCCGTGGCGACGACGAGCCCGGGGACGACGAACAGCGCGAGGCCGAGTCCCACCAGCAGGGACCCGCCGAACGCGGCGGCGACTGCCGAGAGCGTCGCCCGACCGAGCCCGTCGTTCCACCCCGGTTGCTCGGCTGACGTGGGATCGAGGAGCGGTTCACCGTCGACGGGCTCACCGTCGGCGGCGTCTTCCCGCCCACGTGTACGCGCTGCCCGCTCCGAGAGCACCCGAAACGCCACCACCGAGAGCGCGACGAACGCGATCAGCATGGCGAGCCAGAGCGCGGTCGCCACCCCGACCGAGAGATCGACGGCGAGGGGAAACTCGTCGGGGAGCGTCTCGAACCCCGGGACGAACAGCTCTTCGTCCTCGATGAACGCCCGCTGGGCCTCGAGCTGGCTCTGGAGGCCGACCAGCATCAGCGCCTGGACGACGACCAGCCCGCCCAGAACTGTCAGGGCGCGCCGATCGCTCATGCGCTCGAACGCCTCGTCGATTGCCGTCAGTACCGAGAGCTGCGCCATGTTCAGGGCCAGTCGTCGCGAATCGCTTCGTCTGGATCGTCCGCCTCCTCCGGCTCAGTCGCCAGCGTCCACCCGGCCGCCTCCGCGGCGTCCTGGACGTGGAGGAACTCCCAGCCGACCTCGTCGGCGAGGGCCTCGTCGTCGTCGCCGACGCCGACAAAGACGTGTCGCTCGGTGTCGAACTGGCGTTTGACGCTATCGAGGCTCTCGGCCTTGCCGCGGGGGCCGGAGAAGAAGTCCTGTCGGACCCGGTTCTTCCGGGTGAAGTTCGTCACCACGTACGTCGGCTCCTCGGAGACGACGCCGACGTAGGAACTCCAGCCCCGGGCGTCGTCGAAGACGGCCTCCGGCGAGGCGAGCGTCTGCAGGGCATCGAGTTCGAACGCGAGCGTCATGTCGCTTCCGCCGTTCATGTCGCCTAGATTGCGTCGCACTCCGGAAAACCGCTTCGATACGCCCGGCAAAGGTCGGCGCCACACCGGCCAGAGACGGATTGACGACCCAGTCGTAGGTGGGGGCGGTTCGACACGCACTCCCTGAAACCTGGAACCGGGGACGAGTCGGGGGTCAGTCGTACCTCACACAGAAGTAGTCGGTGTGAATAATCACGTCGCCATCGGCCAGTTCTTCGTCCTCGAGAACGGCAATCGAACCGGATTCCAGGCCCTCGAGAAACCGGGTCAGCGCCTCCTCGCTCAACTGATCGACGTGGCGAACCCGTGACGACGTCGGGATCGAGTCGGTTCGCCGGAGGGTCAACGTCCGATGGAGGGGCTCAGTGTCACTGGTGGACATGTTCCAAGATACCAAATGACATGGGAACTCATAAGCGTTCGGTTCCAGGAAGAGTCGTGTGGAATAAGATGTGCGTCGACCGACGACTCGTTTCCCCTTCCGTCAACTCGTTTCATCCATCGACGAGTCATTTCTCCCTCCATCAATTCCCTTCATCCATTGACGAGGTATTTTGTCCACCAATAATTTGCCGGGCCACGGACGCAAATTCACCCCCTCCTCTTCCTGCTACTTTCTCCTCTTCCTGCTACAGTCCAGCAATCGTCGACGAGAGTCCTTCTCGAGCGTGAAGGGTTCGAACGGCGTCCGTCTCATCTTTCGAGGAATTAACTGGCCTGTGCGCTCGCCGTCGCCGTGGTCGCTCGCGGGAACCGGAGCCGAACGATGCTCCCCCGTGGGTCGTTCTCGGCGAATTCGACGTCCCCGCCGGATCGGGCGACGACCCAGTTCACGAGCCACAGCCCGAGTCCGCTGGCGTGTTCCAGCGACGTCTCCCGTCCGGCAGTCAGCACCTCCTGTTCGACCGCCGGAATCCCCGGCCCGTCGTCGGCGATGACTACGTCGACGGTCGTTTCCGTCCGGTCGATGGTGACTTCGATAGACGGGTCCGAGCGATCGCTGTGCTCGACCGCATTCTTGAGGACGTTGTCGATCGCCGACGTGTACAGGGGATTTACCAGGGCGAGCGCCTTTTCGTTAGCGTCGGCGTTGACGTCGATGTCGACAGTAACGATCGCGTCGTCGTACCTCCGCTGTAGCCGCTCGGTCGCCGCATCGACAGCAGCCGCCATGTCGACCGTTCGATGGTCCGCCTCCCCGTGTAATACCATGTCAACGTCCCGTGCCAGTTCGCTGAGCTCGGCGAGCGCCGTCGCTTTCTCTTCGATCGTCTCGAGGTGGGATTCGCCACCGGCGTCGACGTGGTCTTCGAGCAGATTCGCGTAGCCCGTGATGATGTTCACGTTGTTTTTGACGTCGTGTCTGAGTACGCGATTGAGCACCTGCAGTCGCTGTTCGTATATCCGCTCGTCGGTGACGTCCGTCCCGGTCACGACGAACTCGCCGGCCCCGTCGAACAGCGGTTCGATCGTCGTCCTGAACAGGCTCCACGTCCCATCGACGTGTCGAGCGCGATGTTGGACCGAACCGCTGCTGGACCGTTCACTGACCTGTTTCCGTAACTTGCGGACGTCTTCGCGGTCGTCCGGATGGACGTACTCGAGGAGCGAGCGTTCGACTACCTGTGTCGGCTCGTACCCGAGCACTCGCGTGAGTGAGGGGCTCACGTATCGAAGCGTCCAGCTTTCGTCGATGGTGGCGACCACGTTCGGTGACTTTTCGATCATACTTTGGTATCGTCGCTGGAACGTTTCCTCGTCGGTCACGTCCTCGAACAGAAGGACGGTGGCGACGGTACTCCCGGACGTCACTCCCAGCGCTGATACCTCGAGCCGTTTTGCTCCCCCGCTCGCCTCGACCGTTACGCGTGCGTCCTCGGCGTCGTTCTCGACGACCGAGACGACCTCCGGATACGCTTCGAA
This region of Natronosalvus halobius genomic DNA includes:
- a CDS encoding histidine kinase N-terminal 7TM domain-containing protein, whose protein sequence is MEWHLSLWTALLSASALVSFGFAMYVFRNYYPRNDVVVVAFFGIATATVWWSLTYALQVSATTVSAKLAWNRFLWIGVALMMLSWPLFILVYTGGERWARGRRLALLAAVPTATLLVVWSGRADQFMYLDPTVEYVDGLYVLTFTPGAFFLFVQVYSYAINFVTYVLLWRTIRRQAGPVRRQAILLLLAGLVPAVATIVGMTGWITPLFFDLTPVAFLLTTPLVAWALFSHRLFEISPIARDVVFENLAEGVVVLSHEKTVIDANDPARSLFGDRILGSSLVDAFEAYPEVVSVVENDAEDARVTVEASGGAKRLEVSALGVTSGSTVATVLLFEDVTDEETFQRRYQSMIEKSPNVVATIDESWTLRYVSPSLTRVLGYEPTQVVERSLLEYVHPDDREDVRKLRKQVSERSSSGSVQHRARHVDGTWSLFRTTIEPLFDGAGEFVVTGTDVTDERIYEQRLQVLNRVLRHDVKNNVNIITGYANLLEDHVDAGGESHLETIEEKATALAELSELARDVDMVLHGEADHRTVDMAAAVDAATERLQRRYDDAIVTVDIDVNADANEKALALVNPLYTSAIDNVLKNAVEHSDRSDPSIEVTIDRTETTVDVVIADDGPGIPAVEQEVLTAGRETSLEHASGLGLWLVNWVVARSGGDVEFAENDPRGSIVRLRFPRATTATASAQAS
- a CDS encoding DUF5815 family protein; this encodes MADPEPRVPGDDTNQLELPCGESLDPHEIDLGMREYSCSCGDRHAVVTDVHPPSRFVPESLVAVLQETVDTADDFDEFGTPHLLGIVMEEFPDEVVVHDASEDGSVGYTLLWVTDFEARRLHVVVVELIVELMEHAISHADDGDAITEFETQMLEFDVESFVDQYRDVRDFESEHDAPV
- a CDS encoding DUF7124 domain-containing protein, with the translated sequence MNGGSDMTLAFELDALQTLASPEAVFDDARGWSSYVGVVSEEPTYVVTNFTRKNRVRQDFFSGPRGKAESLDSVKRQFDTERHVFVGVGDDDEALADEVGWEFLHVQDAAEAAGWTLATEPEEADDPDEAIRDDWP
- a CDS encoding hybrid sensor histidine kinase/response regulator, producing MSGGGSGGQRAFGGGSIVYVDPTDRAPRVVDALESSCPGLSVHRAETAADAVRALDNRSVDGVVTVDRLPDSDGLALVETIRRTHPTLPIVLYARHGSEELASRAIDADVTAYVPAAFDGPADAVEHLCDRVERVLASTGDGRFRRVDAMHDVALEFETCHDPETVYRLAVEAMIHVLESDDSALYVEEDGVLRPAAANGAIVSELTETFEPDQGVVGRTYRSGESSLDLDIGSDEDADPVADELRSGLSVPVGSFGVLQATSRDAAAFTERDRTLAELLAAHVSAAISRIRSERAVRRERDRFGALFENVPDGVVVVSEPGLDRIVAANPGFERLFGYEADEVAGEILGESLLPAGEDVVPIYDAVGLDEVVTEEVTRLTVDGPREFLLRGFAVELDGTIYEYIIYTDVTERKRRERELEEYRTLVETVGDPMYVLDADGTVAVANDAMAEAVGQPRSAILGAHARSFMPESTLERGKRELRAILQEDRQWGTFEFEFTDASDRTHVAEANVAPLVDDGDLVGNVGVIRDIAARKEREQRIRALHDGTRRLMAAENAPEVATVGCALATDILEYPLTGIHRYDPEADGLVPIAVSDDVADLLDEPDVIERDGGLAWTAFDSGQVMAHGDVRREEGVRNPETAIRSEAHFPLGEYGVLIVSSTERDAFDEESLAIAKILAANVEAALERAERETELDRRRRELERQRRELERQNERLEEFAGTVSHDLRNPLTLATGHVDILATEREEEHGDHLSEVQWALDRMDDIIDDVLVLARSGRQLTDTESISLETVVRRAGRTVDPALDIDVEGSLPAVTGEETRLLALFENLFRNALEHVGSDVSLTVGSFDDGFYVADDGPGIPPDEREAVLESGYTTHPEGTGFGLAIVTEVVDAHGWEIAVTESKAGGARFDVSLGKEAGGVDHDQDDDHDYDHNYNQDQGDDGDRNGDRVTQIDTE
- the carB gene encoding carbamoyl-phosphate synthase large subunit, with translation MSTDHDTGDDGRTILLIGSGPIQIGQAAEFDYSGAQACRALQEEGARVVLVNSNPATIMTDPEMADRVYLEPITTDAIAEIIRKERPDGVIAGLGGQTGLNVTAELAEEGVLDEYDVEIMGTPLDTIYATEDRDLFRQRMESIGQPVPRSTTISLDSGESVTEVTDEDLRERVEDAVDAVGGLPVIARTTYTLGGSGSGVVEEMDELLARVRKGLRLSRNNEVLITESIAGWVELEYEVMRDADDSCIIICNMENLDPMGIHTGESTVVTPSQVIPDDGHQEMRTAALDVIRELGIQGGCNIQFAWHDDGTPGGEYRVVEVNPRVSRSSALASKATGYPIARVTAKVALGKRLHEIENEITGQTTAAFEPAIDYVVTKVPRWPKDKFDDVDFELGTAMKSTGEAMAIGRTFEESLLKALRSSEYDPAVDWADVSDEELEADYLETPTPDRPYAIFEAFERGYTVEDVCSLTGIYEWYVERFENIAEASVAASEGDFTEAAELGFTNQQVAARAGADVGSVESVAPERTFKQVDTCAGEFAASTPYYYSARDALESGSSPIAHDEVQVDTDVESVVVVGGGPIRIGQGVEFDYCAVHAVRALRELGIDAHVVNNNPETVSTDYDTSDGLFFEPITAEEVADVVETTGADGVMVQFGGQTSVDIGEPLEAELERRGLDCSVMGTSVEAMDLAEDRDRFNQLMDDLGIAQPEGGAAYSREEAFDLAHDIGYPVLVRPSYVLGGRAMQVVHSDDELETYIEEAVRVSPDKPILIDQFLEGAVELDVDAVSDGEDIVIGGVMEHVESAGVHSGDSACTIPPRSLDDETMARVREVTEEIATALETVGLLNVQLAVTGVHDDQDVEVYVLEANPRSSRTVPFVSKATGVPIAKLAAKVMAGESLAEQGVDERIPEHTSIKEVVLPFDRLPGSDPRLGPEMKSTGEVMGTASDFATAYWKGQQAAGNAVSEGTAVIDLAVDGFEGSFDVAEFEDVPAAIMKGEVDFVVSDDRDALEMAVEEDVPYLSTAASARAYLEALEGFDGDLDVAAVTDRPQRVANWGG